A genomic window from Candidatus Pelagisphaera phototrophica includes:
- a CDS encoding NUDIX hydrolase: protein MSRYRVGVLLYFRSVQGQLLLIKRKRAPNAGLWCAVGGKLEMETGESPVECARREAFEEIGIELKDSDLLLRAMLSEKDYEETGHWLMFVYEIKKRLSSIPSSIDEGRFNFFNIGDLDELEMPWLDKLILTDKLLDPDGEEFHAIHVSCQEASDAGVVIVEESIGSR from the coding sequence ATGAGTCGATATCGAGTAGGCGTGTTGCTGTATTTTCGCTCGGTGCAGGGCCAATTGCTTCTGATTAAACGTAAAAGAGCCCCCAACGCGGGTCTCTGGTGTGCTGTCGGAGGTAAGCTCGAGATGGAAACGGGAGAGTCTCCGGTGGAATGTGCACGAAGAGAAGCTTTTGAGGAGATCGGTATTGAACTAAAAGATTCCGACTTGTTACTTAGAGCGATGCTATCCGAAAAAGACTATGAAGAAACAGGGCATTGGCTGATGTTCGTTTATGAGATTAAGAAACGACTCTCATCCATTCCAAGTAGTATCGATGAAGGAAGGTTCAATTTCTTCAACATCGGAGATCTTGACGAACTGGAAATGCCCTGGCTGGACAAACTGATCTTGACGGATAAATTGCTAGATCCAGACGGGGAAGAGTTTCATGCGATCCACGTATCGTGCCAAGAGGCCAGCGATGCAGGAGTGGTGATCGTTGAAGAGTCGATAGGTAGTAGGTAG
- the folK gene encoding 2-amino-4-hydroxy-6-hydroxymethyldihydropteridine diphosphokinase, giving the protein MVEAYIGLGSNMGDRSGFLKYAINGLSSSEEVSVTAVSSIYKTDPVGPVSQDKYFNAVLCLETSLDPYGLLSLLLRIEKDCGRLRNERWGPRTLDLDILLFGDLEIEDASLKVPHPSMLERAFVLAPLAEIRPDIRIGNRLAREQLERIDSIGVERLIAFDQSKTVGIIGASSKPDRYSNRAQIKLMDLGHSVVPVSQRDGVILGVPCLRKIADYWEPLDTLTLYLSPHRQLQVMPELVAAKTKRVIFNPGTESMESKRQFETAGILTEEACTLVMLETGQF; this is encoded by the coding sequence ATGGTTGAAGCCTACATAGGGCTCGGAAGCAATATGGGAGACCGCTCGGGTTTCCTGAAATACGCTATTAACGGTCTTTCAAGTTCTGAAGAAGTTAGCGTTACGGCGGTCTCCTCCATTTATAAAACAGATCCTGTGGGTCCGGTTTCTCAGGATAAGTACTTCAATGCAGTACTGTGTTTGGAGACGTCTCTGGATCCTTATGGTTTGCTCTCTCTTTTGCTTCGAATTGAGAAAGATTGTGGGAGATTGCGAAATGAGCGTTGGGGCCCAAGGACTCTAGATTTAGACATTCTCCTTTTTGGTGATCTGGAGATTGAAGATGCGAGTCTCAAGGTTCCACACCCATCCATGTTGGAGAGAGCATTTGTTTTGGCACCATTAGCCGAGATCCGGCCAGATATTCGAATTGGCAATCGCCTTGCGAGGGAACAGCTCGAGCGAATTGATAGTATCGGTGTGGAGCGACTGATTGCATTCGATCAAAGCAAGACTGTCGGGATTATCGGAGCTAGTTCAAAGCCAGATCGATATTCCAACCGGGCTCAAATTAAATTGATGGACCTTGGTCATTCGGTTGTGCCTGTATCCCAAAGAGATGGAGTGATATTGGGAGTCCCATGTCTGCGCAAAATAGCTGATTATTGGGAACCGTTGGACACACTCACTCTCTATCTGTCTCCCCATCGACAGTTGCAAGTTATGCCCGAACTGGTCGCAGCGAAAACAAAAAGGGTTATATTCAATCCTGGTACAGAGTCGATGGAGAGCAAGCGGCAGTTCGAGACTGCGGGGATACTGACCGAGGAAGCCTGCACACTGGTCATGCTGGAAACGGGGCAGTTCTAG
- the folP gene encoding dihydropteroate synthase produces the protein MMGEREENGIPLNSTKLKLGEGLWSIGEQTGVVGILNVTPDSFSDGGEYADVELAVLKGKDLADQGADIVDIGGESTRPGYEEVSIDEEISRVVPVISALSTQESFPPISIDTTKLDVARASLDAGAGIVNDVWGFVRDPEMAGLVAEHKASCILMHNARLGWRSNSILDSIKRFWEESILRAEKAGVEEDRIILDPGIGFTDTRDQDMAILRGLSELRAFGFPLMIGASRKRITGVPMNLSLKDRLESTLATSAFAAAVGVDFVRVHDVRENVRAVRMMDMIRKK, from the coding sequence ATGATGGGGGAAAGGGAGGAGAATGGAATTCCTTTGAATTCAACTAAACTCAAGTTGGGGGAAGGTTTATGGTCGATTGGTGAGCAGACTGGCGTTGTTGGTATTTTGAACGTGACCCCTGATAGCTTTTCAGATGGAGGGGAGTATGCGGACGTTGAATTGGCTGTCTTGAAGGGGAAAGACTTGGCGGACCAAGGAGCCGATATTGTGGACATCGGAGGTGAGTCTACGCGACCTGGCTATGAGGAGGTCAGCATCGATGAAGAAATTTCACGTGTGGTTCCCGTTATAAGCGCTTTGTCTACCCAGGAGTCTTTTCCGCCCATTTCCATCGATACGACCAAGTTAGATGTTGCTCGCGCCTCTCTGGATGCGGGGGCTGGCATTGTGAACGATGTTTGGGGCTTTGTCCGCGACCCAGAAATGGCGGGTCTTGTTGCCGAGCATAAAGCGAGTTGCATATTGATGCACAATGCTAGACTTGGTTGGCGGAGTAACAGTATTCTCGATTCGATTAAGCGTTTCTGGGAAGAATCAATATTGAGGGCGGAAAAGGCGGGAGTTGAAGAAGATCGAATTATTTTGGATCCTGGGATCGGATTTACAGATACTAGAGATCAGGATATGGCGATATTACGTGGACTATCAGAATTGAGGGCATTTGGGTTTCCATTGATGATAGGGGCATCTAGGAAACGAATTACTGGGGTTCCTATGAATCTTAGTTTAAAAGATAGACTTGAATCCACGCTTGCGACGTCCGCGTTTGCCGCCGCAGTTGGGGTCGATTTTGTCCGTGTTCACGATGTGAGAGAAAACGTTAGAGCGGTGCGAATGATGGATATGATTAGAAAGAAATGA
- a CDS encoding anthranilate synthase component II, with the protein MILLVDNYDSFTYNLYQYFLILGEETAVIRNDELDLEKIESMHPRLIVISPGPGRPESAGMSMDLVTKYRSRIPILGICLGMQIVAQCYGGRIVKADEPMHGKVRQIAHTGTGLFKDISSPMNVTRYHSLLVERSSLPLEFLVDAESQEGEIMAISHRTDPICGVQFHPEAILTDSGLQLLANAVVQASLCETFQ; encoded by the coding sequence ATGATTCTGCTCGTCGATAACTACGATTCGTTCACGTATAATCTTTATCAATACTTTCTGATCTTGGGAGAAGAGACTGCAGTGATTCGAAATGACGAGTTAGATCTTGAGAAAATCGAATCGATGCATCCTCGCCTAATCGTGATCTCTCCTGGTCCTGGCAGACCGGAGAGTGCAGGGATGAGCATGGATTTGGTGACAAAGTATAGATCCAGAATCCCAATACTGGGTATTTGCTTGGGTATGCAGATAGTAGCCCAATGTTATGGTGGAAGGATTGTAAAAGCGGACGAGCCTATGCATGGCAAGGTTCGCCAGATAGCGCATACGGGAACAGGACTATTCAAAGATATTTCAAGTCCAATGAATGTCACTCGATATCATTCGTTATTGGTCGAAAGAAGTTCTCTCCCATTGGAATTCCTTGTAGATGCTGAATCTCAAGAGGGTGAAATAATGGCGATATCCCATCGTACAGATCCAATCTGTGGGGTCCAGTTTCATCCCGAAGCGATTCTCACTGATAGTGGACTTCAATTGCTGGCCAACGCTGTGGTTCAAGCGAGTCTATGCGAAACTTTTCAATGA
- a CDS encoding YggS family pyridoxal phosphate-dependent enzyme, with the protein MIIDYHVFEENLRKVRGRIEQSAMVAGRSSNAVQLLPVTKNHPLDAVRFAYRSGLKSVGENRVQEALSKMDDADEEIFWELIGPLQSNKVKKAAERFYRIQSVDRIKIVNLLQRHAAEAERNLRILLQINTGNDPNKSGARLEDASALLERALSQPNLKVDGLMTIAPLSSDLNIARKSFASLRKCREELAESFKVDLPELSMGMSGDMQEAILEGSTIVRVGTALFGKRDYA; encoded by the coding sequence ATGATTATTGACTACCACGTTTTCGAGGAAAATCTCAGAAAAGTTAGGGGGCGAATTGAGCAATCTGCGATGGTGGCTGGCCGCTCCTCGAATGCGGTTCAATTGCTGCCTGTGACTAAGAACCATCCTTTGGACGCTGTGCGATTCGCCTATCGATCTGGCCTGAAATCGGTAGGAGAAAATAGGGTGCAAGAGGCGCTTTCCAAGATGGACGACGCTGATGAGGAAATCTTTTGGGAGTTGATTGGGCCGTTGCAGAGCAATAAAGTAAAGAAGGCTGCTGAGCGATTTTACAGGATTCAATCCGTAGACAGAATAAAGATTGTGAATTTGTTACAACGTCATGCGGCGGAGGCAGAACGCAATCTGAGGATTTTGTTGCAGATTAACACGGGGAATGACCCGAACAAGTCCGGAGCTCGTTTGGAAGATGCTTCAGCACTTTTGGAGCGGGCGTTGAGCCAGCCGAATTTGAAAGTAGATGGCTTGATGACGATCGCGCCGTTGAGCTCAGATCTGAATATAGCTCGCAAGTCCTTCGCATCCCTCAGAAAGTGTCGGGAAGAACTCGCGGAATCGTTCAAAGTCGACCTGCCTGAGCTTTCCATGGGAATGAGTGGGGACATGCAGGAGGCAATTTTGGAGGGAAGCACGATCGTGAGGGTTGGCACCGCCCTGTTTGGAAAGCGTGATTACGCATGA
- the folB gene encoding dihydroneopterin aldolase, which translates to MDKIKLNRIELWGSIGVMEEEKSGSQRYWISIEIEADLKPAGLSDQLEDTIDYSSVFDLCDSLMQVSECDLIESFAEELSCRLFQRFAIAQSVTIEVLKPDAPVSGSFDSFGIEIARTRDG; encoded by the coding sequence ATGGACAAGATTAAGCTAAATCGCATCGAGCTTTGGGGATCGATAGGCGTAATGGAGGAGGAGAAGTCCGGGTCCCAGCGTTATTGGATTTCAATCGAGATCGAGGCTGACCTGAAGCCTGCAGGGCTAAGTGATCAGCTTGAAGATACTATAGACTATTCCTCTGTGTTTGATCTTTGTGACTCGTTGATGCAGGTATCAGAGTGTGATTTGATCGAGAGCTTTGCGGAAGAGCTTTCTTGCCGATTATTTCAGCGATTTGCAATTGCGCAGTCGGTGACGATTGAGGTTCTGAAGCCCGACGCCCCTGTGTCTGGAAGTTTCGATTCTTTTGGTATCGAAATAGCAAGGACAAGAGATGGTTGA
- a CDS encoding ATP-binding cassette domain-containing protein — MPVLSLTDVTVSFSGPPVLDNVSLHIDKGERVCVIGRNGSGKSTLLKTVGGVYSPGAGSITFPEGGQAAILQQEIPQISDCKVFDVIASGFGTQGKDLSRIRNGETVVELDPDAQWKMEQRVERLGEDLGLCLDTTFQSLSGGMKRRALLGKVLSVKPSVLALDEPTNHMDIDSILWLENYLLKSALSLIFVTHDRSFIRKLSTRIVEVDLAKLNSFRCDYETYLSRKADILEAEAKTQSAFDKKLSKEEAWLRKGIKARRTRNEGRVRALKQLRRDRAARKSRAGKPSGSMQNATQSGRKVISAENVSVSLSGVSILRPFSIEIMRGDRIGIIGPNGSGKTTLIRTLLGEIDPESGTIEHGTKVHVAYFDQLREQLNGDATVFDNIADGNESVTIDGRSRHVITYLQDFLFSPERARVPIKTLSGGERNRLLLAKLFTKPANLFVLDEPTNDLDTETLELLEEKIMEFPGTLLLVSHDRSFLENTVTCLIATDSIGRVEEHNGGYEDWLTKCQKLSDRSAVPKKGTRSDWKTRPPKFSKKDQQELDSIPEMIDAIDKRRAQIAHKLADPQTYKNDPTYAETSKRELVELDVESDRVFARWEKLEIMKESIEKGGN, encoded by the coding sequence ATGCCAGTTCTTAGTTTAACCGACGTTACAGTAAGCTTCAGCGGTCCTCCCGTACTTGACAATGTGTCCCTGCACATCGACAAGGGAGAACGCGTTTGCGTGATCGGAAGAAACGGCTCCGGCAAATCTACCCTTTTAAAAACTGTAGGCGGTGTCTATAGCCCAGGCGCCGGTTCCATCACCTTCCCCGAAGGTGGCCAAGCGGCCATCCTTCAACAAGAGATCCCACAAATCTCTGACTGTAAAGTCTTTGATGTGATCGCTAGTGGGTTCGGGACCCAAGGCAAAGACCTGTCGCGAATCCGGAATGGCGAAACTGTTGTCGAGCTCGACCCAGATGCCCAATGGAAGATGGAACAAAGAGTCGAACGACTCGGTGAAGATTTAGGGCTGTGTTTGGACACGACTTTCCAATCCCTTTCAGGTGGTATGAAACGGCGTGCTCTCTTGGGCAAGGTACTGTCAGTCAAACCTTCTGTCTTAGCCCTAGACGAGCCGACAAACCACATGGACATCGACTCAATTCTTTGGTTGGAGAACTACCTCTTGAAAAGTGCCCTATCCCTGATTTTCGTGACACATGACCGCTCATTTATACGTAAGCTCTCAACCCGGATCGTTGAAGTGGATCTCGCGAAACTGAACAGCTTTCGTTGCGACTATGAAACGTACTTAAGCCGAAAAGCTGACATTCTCGAAGCAGAAGCTAAAACCCAAAGCGCGTTCGACAAAAAGCTCTCCAAGGAGGAAGCCTGGCTTAGGAAAGGGATTAAGGCGCGGCGAACTCGAAACGAAGGTCGGGTCAGAGCGCTTAAACAGCTTCGCAGGGATCGAGCTGCGAGGAAGAGTCGTGCCGGCAAGCCGAGCGGTTCCATGCAAAACGCTACTCAATCGGGACGAAAAGTCATTTCCGCAGAAAATGTGTCGGTAAGTCTTTCCGGGGTTTCAATTCTAAGACCCTTCTCAATAGAAATCATGAGAGGAGACCGGATCGGTATCATCGGCCCCAACGGATCTGGCAAAACTACTCTCATCCGCACTTTGCTTGGGGAGATCGATCCTGAATCTGGAACCATTGAGCACGGTACCAAAGTTCATGTCGCCTATTTCGATCAACTCAGAGAACAGCTCAATGGTGACGCCACGGTTTTCGACAACATAGCGGACGGGAATGAGTCCGTAACGATCGACGGTCGTAGTCGGCATGTAATTACATATTTGCAGGATTTCCTATTCAGCCCTGAAAGGGCTCGTGTGCCGATCAAGACCCTTTCTGGGGGCGAAAGAAACCGCTTACTCCTAGCAAAGCTGTTCACCAAGCCCGCAAATCTTTTTGTCCTTGATGAACCAACCAACGATCTGGACACAGAGACGCTGGAGTTGCTCGAAGAAAAAATCATGGAATTTCCAGGGACGCTTCTTCTTGTCAGCCACGACCGTTCCTTCCTTGAAAATACCGTTACCTGTTTGATTGCCACCGACTCCATAGGACGCGTCGAGGAGCACAATGGCGGGTACGAAGACTGGCTAACAAAATGCCAAAAACTCTCCGATCGATCAGCCGTTCCGAAAAAGGGAACTCGCAGCGACTGGAAAACACGACCTCCCAAATTTTCCAAGAAGGACCAGCAAGAACTCGATTCTATCCCTGAGATGATCGATGCTATTGACAAAAGACGGGCCCAAATCGCTCATAAGTTGGCAGATCCACAAACCTATAAAAACGATCCAACCTACGCAGAAACATCAAAGCGGGAACTCGTAGAGCTCGACGTGGAATCCGATCGAGTATTCGCGCGATGGGAAAAGCTAGAAATCATGAAAGAGTCGATTGAAAAAGGCGGAAACTAA
- a CDS encoding LysR family transcriptional regulator has protein sequence MQVDNFKIFVDLVETKSFSKAARLNGITQSAVSQQARAMEKHFDNLLIDRSIKQFQLTREGNRVYQAAKEILHDYEKLMSELMEMRKVISGTIRISTIYSIGLHELPPFIKSFLTDYPSVNVRVEYRRSNLVYEDILHNSVDFGLVAFPEKTRQIEMIPFREDRLVAICHPEHPLANQTSVDVETLGNYKFISFDPDIPTRKAVDQIFRENNIETEPVMEFDNIETVKRAVEIDAGIAIAPQATVAQEVKQGTLASITLNGTGFNRPLTILHRKGRILTPAMRKFIKTLTGKELPD, from the coding sequence ATGCAAGTCGACAATTTTAAGATCTTCGTCGATCTCGTTGAAACGAAAAGCTTCTCGAAAGCTGCTCGCCTCAACGGAATCACTCAATCCGCTGTTAGCCAGCAGGCCCGAGCAATGGAGAAACACTTCGATAACCTTCTAATCGATCGCAGCATAAAGCAATTCCAACTTACCCGCGAAGGAAACCGCGTCTACCAGGCTGCGAAGGAGATTTTGCACGACTACGAAAAGCTGATGAGCGAGTTGATGGAAATGAGGAAAGTCATTAGCGGAACCATCCGTATTTCGACTATCTACAGCATCGGCCTCCACGAGCTACCACCGTTCATTAAGTCGTTTCTTACCGACTACCCTTCGGTGAATGTCCGAGTCGAATATCGTCGCTCCAATCTTGTCTACGAGGACATTCTTCACAACTCCGTGGACTTTGGACTCGTTGCCTTTCCCGAGAAAACGCGCCAGATCGAAATGATCCCGTTCAGAGAGGATCGCCTTGTAGCGATTTGTCACCCTGAGCACCCGCTCGCCAACCAGACAAGCGTAGATGTCGAAACGTTGGGAAACTACAAGTTTATCAGCTTCGATCCGGATATCCCGACTCGGAAAGCAGTCGACCAGATATTCCGCGAAAACAACATTGAAACCGAGCCCGTAATGGAGTTCGACAATATCGAGACCGTCAAGCGGGCAGTGGAAATCGATGCCGGCATCGCGATCGCGCCACAAGCAACGGTTGCTCAAGAAGTGAAGCAAGGAACGCTCGCTTCCATCACTCTCAATGGAACCGGATTCAACCGCCCTCTCACAATCCTCCACCGCAAAGGGAGAATACTAACCCCAGCAATGAGAAAATTCATCAAGACCCTTACTGGCAAAGAGCTACCGGACTGA
- a CDS encoding aminotransferase class IV, with product MRDKIVLNGELVESDKVALGVRSEGFSFGFGLFETIKFQDLKPCFFKEHLDRLKRSSDAISMKLPFSGNEILRQTKTLFEVNGVRNGIFKIVLTKTEQQDSCVLYLRDSTDPSSQGAIRIRLSSVIKSSQAFTTNNKTLNYLENLIEKRRAEEHGFDECLFINEAGYVTECATANIFVVKDGLLKTPSDECGLLSGVIRGQVLSIAREQGLRVEEGNILPEECVRADEAFVTSSGRGLVSVSEIQTDYSKTFATIGSKLVVSLAEKLRLAELESLNVFEK from the coding sequence ATGCGAGATAAGATAGTGCTTAATGGGGAACTCGTAGAAAGCGATAAAGTTGCTTTGGGGGTCAGGAGTGAAGGATTTTCATTTGGCTTTGGTCTATTTGAAACGATCAAGTTTCAAGATCTAAAGCCTTGTTTTTTTAAAGAGCATTTAGACCGCCTTAAAAGAAGCTCAGATGCGATCTCTATGAAGTTGCCGTTTTCGGGAAACGAGATTCTCAGACAGACAAAAACTCTCTTTGAAGTGAATGGCGTACGGAATGGAATCTTCAAAATCGTTCTAACTAAGACCGAACAACAGGATAGTTGTGTGCTATATTTGAGAGACTCCACGGATCCGAGCTCTCAAGGAGCAATCCGTATAAGGCTTTCTTCAGTCATCAAGTCATCGCAGGCATTCACTACGAATAATAAGACGCTCAATTATTTGGAGAACTTGATTGAGAAAAGACGGGCCGAAGAACATGGGTTTGACGAGTGTCTATTTATCAATGAAGCGGGTTACGTAACGGAATGCGCAACAGCAAACATCTTTGTGGTCAAAGATGGTCTTCTAAAAACCCCCTCAGACGAATGTGGGTTACTGAGCGGAGTGATACGGGGACAGGTTTTAAGTATTGCCCGTGAACAAGGCCTCAGGGTTGAGGAAGGCAATATTCTTCCTGAGGAATGCGTACGAGCGGATGAAGCATTTGTGACCAGTTCAGGCAGAGGGTTGGTGAGTGTTTCAGAAATCCAAACAGATTATTCCAAGACTTTCGCAACAATCGGATCAAAATTGGTTGTTTCGTTAGCCGAGAAATTGCGGTTGGCGGAACTCGAGAGTTTAAATGTATTCGAAAAATGA
- the pabB gene encoding aminodeoxychorismate synthase component I — protein sequence MRNFSMTRFEKLDTYVSVERVLDSIRDRVGTILLDSGSHGFGFGQYSVLVTNPIKEIVSYGDTQEVRTDGGIEFFNGNPFDFLRNELSLGPEFENRLEQKPFCGGAVGYFSYDFGRRLKPSTLKVQSDRNVPDYRFGIYDSALVWDHSSKVLYVSADPGSQNPERSINRLRKLVDRATDSESLRSFGVGELVSNFTRDSYVEQIGKLRELIREGEIYQANFSHQFRARFEGSGIDLYRKLRESNPAPYAAYLNFGDEEILSSSPERFLKYEEGLVETRPIKGTRPRGESEAEEHRFSEELARSEKDKAELLMIVDLERNDLGKVCQPGSIEVEGLYGQETYASVIHQTATVKGRIAKGRGAIDCIEAMFPGGSITGTPKIRAMEVIDALESVKRGIYTGSIGYIGFDGRADFNIAIRTMRIKDSEIAFNVGGGIVWDSDPISEYEETLLKAKAIFEALGKGKWDAR from the coding sequence ATGCGAAACTTTTCAATGACACGATTTGAGAAACTAGATACCTATGTGTCGGTCGAAAGAGTGCTGGATTCTATTCGAGACCGAGTAGGCACTATCCTACTTGACAGTGGTTCTCATGGTTTTGGTTTTGGCCAGTATTCGGTACTGGTGACGAATCCCATCAAAGAGATTGTTTCCTATGGAGATACTCAAGAAGTGAGGACCGATGGGGGAATAGAATTCTTCAATGGCAACCCTTTTGATTTTTTGCGAAACGAGCTGTCGCTTGGGCCTGAGTTTGAGAATCGGTTGGAGCAGAAACCGTTTTGTGGAGGTGCAGTGGGATATTTTTCCTACGACTTTGGCCGCCGATTGAAGCCTTCGACTCTAAAGGTGCAATCTGATCGGAATGTGCCCGACTATCGATTTGGAATTTATGATTCAGCTTTAGTTTGGGACCACTCTTCGAAGGTGCTTTATGTATCGGCCGATCCGGGCTCGCAAAATCCGGAAAGGTCCATAAACAGGTTGAGGAAACTCGTAGACCGGGCGACCGATTCGGAAAGTTTAAGGTCTTTCGGTGTAGGAGAACTCGTCTCAAACTTTACCCGCGATTCCTATGTCGAGCAGATAGGGAAACTAAGGGAATTGATCCGCGAAGGAGAAATATACCAGGCTAATTTTTCCCATCAGTTTAGGGCGAGGTTTGAAGGAAGTGGAATCGATCTTTATCGCAAACTTAGGGAATCAAATCCAGCGCCCTACGCGGCGTACCTGAATTTTGGTGATGAAGAAATATTGTCCTCATCTCCAGAGCGATTCTTAAAGTACGAAGAGGGACTTGTTGAAACGAGACCGATCAAAGGGACGCGTCCAAGAGGAGAATCTGAAGCCGAAGAACACAGATTTAGCGAGGAACTTGCGAGATCGGAAAAGGACAAAGCTGAATTATTGATGATTGTTGACCTGGAGCGTAATGACTTAGGCAAAGTTTGCCAGCCGGGTTCCATTGAAGTCGAAGGGCTCTATGGTCAGGAAACCTATGCATCGGTAATCCACCAAACGGCAACAGTAAAAGGTCGTATCGCTAAAGGGCGAGGCGCAATTGACTGCATTGAAGCTATGTTTCCAGGTGGTTCCATTACGGGAACCCCAAAAATAAGGGCGATGGAAGTTATTGACGCCTTGGAATCGGTGAAAAGAGGAATATATACCGGCTCGATCGGCTATATTGGATTTGATGGAAGGGCGGATTTCAATATAGCGATTAGGACGATGAGGATTAAAGATAGTGAAATAGCGTTCAATGTAGGGGGCGGAATTGTATGGGATAGCGATCCGATATCTGAATACGAAGAAACCTTACTTAAGGCTAAGGCTATCTTCGAAGCATTGGGAAAGGGAAAATGGGATGCGAGATAA